The following are encoded in a window of Geobacter metallireducens GS-15 genomic DNA:
- a CDS encoding PAS domain-containing sensor histidine kinase, whose translation MRSKNCCRGGKKNDAPPGAPQDVTLRRGAERRLMELPLQSVVPRTEGDALTLLHELQVHQIELEMQNEELHRSQDELRSSRDRYSLLYDFAPVGYFTLSRNGTILSANLAGATLLNTERSRLIRQNFGRFLDKINSARFKELLDKVFSGNNTHTFELLMSKGLQQPLFVQIEGTTVVPGDECLMAVIDITPRKQAEDNLLRAREELEQRVLERTVELARSIDREKEEMTGRLQAVEELRNKELLLVHQGRMAAMGEMLANIAHQWRQSLNVMGLLIQQLGLFSESDCLDKQLVSVNVAKAMEILKHLSQTIDDFRAFSEPDREKIPFRINQVIKKTLELVGELFTQQGISIQSDFVQDSQVAGFPNEFSQALLNLLLNARDALVADKWIKVSSRPENGRAVVTITDNGGGIDENIIDKVFDPYFTTKKLGKGSGIGLFMSKNIIERNMGGHLTVRNIKECAEFRIEV comes from the coding sequence ATGAGGTCAAAAAACTGCTGCAGGGGCGGAAAGAAGAATGATGCCCCACCTGGCGCGCCGCAGGACGTAACGCTCCGCCGCGGCGCGGAGAGACGCCTCATGGAGCTTCCCCTTCAAAGCGTTGTCCCCAGGACGGAGGGGGACGCTTTAACACTCCTCCATGAGTTGCAGGTCCACCAGATCGAACTGGAAATGCAGAATGAGGAGCTGCACCGGTCACAGGATGAGTTGCGAAGTTCCCGGGACCGTTATTCGCTCCTCTATGATTTTGCCCCGGTGGGCTATTTCACCCTCTCCCGCAACGGAACGATCCTCTCCGCCAACCTGGCCGGGGCGACCCTGCTGAATACGGAACGCTCCCGGCTTATCAGGCAGAATTTTGGCCGTTTTCTCGACAAAATCAATTCCGCGCGCTTCAAGGAATTGCTGGACAAGGTGTTTTCCGGCAATAACACGCACACGTTCGAGCTGCTCATGTCGAAGGGGCTGCAACAGCCGCTCTTCGTGCAGATAGAGGGGACCACTGTCGTCCCTGGTGACGAGTGCCTTATGGCGGTGATCGATATCACCCCCAGGAAACAGGCGGAGGATAACCTCCTCCGGGCCAGGGAGGAGTTGGAGCAGCGCGTTTTGGAACGGACCGTGGAACTGGCCCGATCCATTGACCGGGAAAAGGAGGAAATGACCGGGCGGCTGCAGGCGGTGGAAGAGCTCCGGAACAAGGAACTGCTGCTGGTTCACCAGGGGAGGATGGCCGCCATGGGGGAGATGCTCGCCAATATCGCCCACCAATGGCGGCAATCGTTGAATGTCATGGGGCTATTGATTCAGCAACTAGGGTTGTTCAGCGAATCCGACTGCCTTGACAAGCAGTTGGTCAGCGTTAACGTTGCGAAGGCGATGGAAATCCTCAAACACCTGTCCCAAACCATCGATGATTTCCGGGCCTTTTCCGAACCGGACCGGGAAAAGATCCCGTTCAGGATAAACCAGGTCATCAAAAAAACACTGGAACTCGTTGGCGAACTCTTCACGCAGCAAGGCATTTCAATCCAGTCCGATTTTGTCCAGGATTCGCAGGTGGCGGGATTCCCCAATGAATTCAGCCAGGCGCTGCTCAATCTCCTGTTAAACGCACGGGATGCGCTCGTTGCCGATAAATGGATAAAAGTGAGTTCCCGGCCGGAGAACGGCAGGGCTGTTGTCACGATCACCGACAACGGCGGCGGGATCGATGAGAACATTATCGACAAGGTTTTCGATCCCTATTTCACCACCAAGAAACTCGGCAAGGGAAGCGGCATCGGACTTTTCATGTCAAAAAACATCATTGAACGAAACATGGGAGGCCACTTGACCGTTCGCAACATCAAAGAATGCGCCGAATTCAGGATCGAGGTCTGA
- a CDS encoding chemotaxis protein CheB produces MTKKSTKTSVAGKKPPTPAPSAPEPERKSDETHFPIVAIGASAGGLEALTQFLEHVPQNSGLAFVVIQHLDPDHIALLPELLQRVTSMKVTAVKDRSRVRPDSVYVIPPNRDMSILHGVLHLFEASEPRGQRLPIDHFFRSLAEDCKERSIGVILSGMGSDGTLGLRAIKEKGGLTLVQDPDSAKFSGMPNSAISFGLADIVARAENIPGKIMDFLQHTPAPSQQKTKLEDKELSALDKIVILLRSETGNDFSLYKKSTLYRRIERRMGIHQIDSIAGYVRYIQANHQELELLFKEFLIGVTSFFRDPAAWENLKNEVIPDLLASHPEGGVLRAWSAGCSTGEEAYSLAIIFREVLEQVKPKAHFSLQVFATDLDRDAIDKARLGLFLPNIASDVSAERLNRYFVKDEDGYRIKKEIREMVTFATQNVITDPPFTKLDILICRNLLIYLDVEMQKKLLPLFHYVLNPGGVLFLGSAETLGASAELFTAVNAKLRLFRRDNGVSRASLASFPSTFPLATASHKELSPVKPEINFQVLADRILLQKHSPPAVLVNEEGDIVYISARIGKYLEPPVGKANINVFAMAREGLRPELLAAFHKAMRQNAPVITRNIRISGNGHPQTLDLIVQKMEEPELQGMAMIIFKDLEPCQESPVKKRGVKSSDAVTARIGELELELQQTQEKLRITLEELQTTREEMQTSQEELKASNEELQSINEELQSTNEELTTSKEEMQSMNEELQTVNSEQQAKVDELSHLNDDMRNFLNSTEVATIFLDSKLNIRRFANASSKLFKLIPSDVGRPLTDIVNDLSYPELTDDAEAVLRTLVYSEKQVTTNDGRWFSVRIMPYRTVSDVIDGVVITMTDITPFKKLEEELRDEVKKLLQGRKEE; encoded by the coding sequence ATGACAAAAAAGTCCACCAAGACCTCCGTTGCGGGGAAAAAGCCCCCCACCCCCGCCCCTTCAGCTCCCGAACCTGAGCGGAAAAGTGATGAAACGCATTTCCCCATCGTCGCCATCGGGGCGTCCGCCGGGGGGCTGGAGGCCCTGACACAGTTCCTTGAGCACGTCCCCCAGAACAGCGGCCTGGCCTTTGTGGTGATCCAGCATCTCGACCCGGACCATATCGCGCTCCTGCCCGAACTGCTGCAGCGGGTCACCAGCATGAAGGTAACGGCGGTCAAGGACCGGAGTCGAGTCAGGCCTGACTCCGTCTACGTCATCCCCCCCAATCGCGACATGTCGATCCTCCACGGGGTGCTGCACCTGTTCGAGGCCTCCGAACCCCGGGGCCAGCGCCTCCCCATCGACCACTTCTTCCGCTCCCTTGCCGAAGACTGCAAGGAGCGGAGCATCGGCGTAATCCTTTCCGGCATGGGATCGGACGGCACCTTAGGGCTGAGGGCCATCAAGGAGAAGGGGGGGCTCACCCTGGTGCAGGACCCCGACTCGGCCAAGTTCAGCGGCATGCCCAACAGCGCCATCAGTTTCGGTCTTGCTGACATAGTTGCCCGGGCCGAGAATATCCCCGGGAAAATCATGGACTTTCTCCAGCACACCCCCGCACCTTCGCAGCAGAAGACGAAACTGGAGGACAAGGAGCTGAGTGCCCTCGACAAGATCGTCATCCTGCTCCGGAGCGAGACGGGGAACGATTTCTCCCTTTACAAGAAGAGTACCCTCTACCGCCGGATAGAGCGGCGAATGGGGATTCACCAGATAGATTCCATCGCCGGCTACGTGCGCTACATCCAGGCGAATCACCAGGAACTGGAACTGCTCTTCAAGGAGTTCCTCATTGGCGTGACCAGTTTTTTCAGGGACCCTGCCGCGTGGGAAAACCTAAAAAACGAGGTAATTCCGGATTTGCTGGCCAGCCACCCGGAGGGGGGGGTACTGCGGGCATGGTCGGCCGGGTGCTCCACCGGCGAAGAGGCCTATTCCCTGGCCATCATCTTCAGGGAAGTCCTGGAGCAGGTCAAACCCAAGGCCCATTTCAGCCTGCAAGTCTTTGCCACCGATCTCGACCGGGACGCCATAGACAAGGCCCGGCTGGGGCTCTTTCTCCCCAACATTGCCAGTGATGTTTCCGCCGAGCGGCTGAACCGTTATTTCGTCAAGGATGAAGACGGGTACCGGATCAAGAAGGAAATCCGTGAAATGGTCACGTTCGCCACCCAGAACGTTATCACCGATCCCCCCTTCACCAAGCTCGACATTCTCATCTGCCGCAATCTGCTGATCTATCTGGACGTTGAAATGCAAAAGAAACTCCTCCCCCTCTTCCACTACGTTCTCAACCCGGGAGGGGTGCTGTTTCTCGGCAGTGCCGAGACCCTCGGCGCCAGTGCCGAGCTTTTCACGGCCGTCAATGCCAAATTGAGGCTTTTCAGACGGGACAACGGCGTCAGCCGGGCGAGTCTGGCGTCGTTCCCCTCAACGTTCCCCCTTGCGACAGCCTCCCACAAGGAGCTCTCGCCCGTGAAACCCGAGATCAACTTCCAGGTCCTGGCCGACCGAATCCTGCTGCAAAAGCACTCCCCCCCCGCTGTTCTCGTGAACGAGGAAGGGGACATCGTCTACATCAGCGCCCGGATCGGTAAATATCTCGAGCCGCCGGTGGGGAAAGCGAACATTAACGTTTTCGCCATGGCCCGGGAGGGGTTACGCCCCGAACTGCTCGCCGCATTCCACAAGGCAATGCGGCAGAATGCGCCGGTTATCACGCGGAACATCCGGATCAGCGGCAACGGGCATCCCCAAACCCTCGACCTTATTGTCCAGAAGATGGAAGAGCCGGAACTGCAGGGGATGGCCATGATCATTTTCAAGGATCTGGAGCCCTGTCAGGAATCTCCGGTCAAGAAACGCGGCGTCAAGTCATCGGATGCCGTAACCGCCCGGATTGGCGAACTGGAACTGGAACTGCAGCAGACCCAGGAGAAGCTCCGGATTACCCTTGAGGAATTGCAGACCACGCGGGAGGAGATGCAAACCTCACAGGAAGAGTTGAAAGCCTCGAATGAGGAGTTACAATCTATAAACGAGGAGTTGCAGTCCACCAACGAAGAGCTGACCACCTCCAAGGAGGAGATGCAGTCCATGAACGAGGAACTGCAGACGGTGAACTCCGAGCAGCAGGCCAAGGTGGATGAACTGTCGCACCTGAACGACGACATGCGGAACTTCCTCAACAGCACCGAGGTGGCCACCATCTTCCTGGACAGCAAGCTGAACATCCGCCGCTTCGCCAACGCCTCCAGCAAGCTGTTCAAGCTGATCCCAAGCGATGTGGGGCGCCCCCTCACCGACATCGTCAACGATCTCAGCTACCCTGAACTGACCGACGATGCCGAGGCAGTGCTCCGGACGCTGGTCTATTCGGAAAAGCAGGTGACCACCAACGACGGACGTTGGTTCTCGGTTCGGATCATGCCGTACCGCACGGTGAGTGATGTGATCGACGGGGTGGTAATCACCATGACCGACATCACGCCATTCAAGAAGCTGGAAGAGGAACTCAGGGATGAGGTCAAAAAACTGCTGCAGGGGCGGAAAGAAGAATGA
- a CDS encoding PstS family phosphate ABC transporter substrate-binding protein, whose amino-acid sequence MRHSIGPALSLVAALMFFALLTGPCRVEAAGAETIRVNGSGSALYVMRPLIKAYLKAHPGVRIEMEKPLGSSGAVKALLAGGLDMVVSSKVLKSEEAAQGGISREYGKMPLVVVTGKQVSKRDITTKELEDIYSGKVRTWPNGEPIRLVLRPDADIDTTILAGLSPAMGKAMKAAHSHPGMIVAVTDPESDEAVAKTPGSLGTAALSSILVEKAPLNVLALNGIKPSVKTLANGTYPLAKDIRFITTKHTPPATLKFIDFIYSPQGRAIAGKAGVLVPVGR is encoded by the coding sequence ATGAGGCATTCGATTGGTCCAGCGTTGTCACTGGTTGCCGCATTGATGTTTTTTGCGCTGCTGACGGGGCCGTGCCGAGTGGAAGCCGCCGGGGCCGAAACCATCCGGGTGAATGGTTCCGGCAGTGCCCTGTACGTAATGAGGCCGCTGATCAAGGCGTATCTCAAGGCCCACCCCGGAGTCCGCATCGAAATGGAAAAGCCCCTGGGGAGTTCCGGGGCCGTAAAGGCCCTTCTTGCAGGGGGGCTGGATATGGTTGTCAGCAGCAAGGTGCTCAAGTCGGAAGAGGCGGCGCAGGGAGGCATTTCCCGGGAATACGGCAAAATGCCTCTGGTCGTCGTGACAGGGAAGCAGGTATCCAAAAGGGATATCACCACGAAGGAACTGGAGGATATCTATTCCGGAAAGGTGAGAACCTGGCCCAATGGCGAGCCGATCCGGCTGGTGCTGCGGCCCGATGCCGATATCGACACCACGATCCTTGCGGGGCTCTCCCCTGCCATGGGCAAGGCGATGAAGGCGGCCCACTCCCATCCCGGCATGATTGTCGCGGTGACGGATCCCGAATCCGATGAAGCGGTCGCAAAGACTCCCGGCTCCCTGGGTACCGCCGCCCTGTCGTCGATCCTGGTGGAGAAGGCCCCTCTGAATGTTCTCGCCCTGAACGGAATCAAGCCCTCCGTGAAGACCCTGGCCAACGGGACGTATCCCCTTGCCAAGGATATCCGCTTCATCACCACGAAGCATACTCCGCCCGCCACCCTCAAATTCATCGATTTCATCTACTCGCCTCAGGGCCGGGCCATCGCCGGTAAGGCAGGGGTTCTCGTTCCCGTGGGGCGGTAA